The DNA window TATTCACGCGATTCCGGCGTAATGAAAGCCATGGTATACAGGGCCAACATCAGGCTGGCGCTCAACAACGTGACGATCAGATAGGCCATTGGGGCCAGTAGCCAGCCGCCGATGCGAGTGTATTCAGCTTGAGACATAACGCTCCAGAAAGGTGCCAATGCGATTAGCCGCATAGCTTAACGGCTAAAAAGGCGTTCGTCACTCTTAACTGGCATAGCCGGCGGTAACGCCAAGATCGCCGGTGAAAGGGATTGGGGCCGCGTGGCTTGAATTACCGCTTGTTCCCGCCGGCATCATAGTGTCAAATCAGAGAGGATGAAGTGTCCTTTTGAGGAAACACCATGAGTGAAAAAATTCGTGTCGGGCTGGTGGGTTATGGTTTTGCCAGCAAAACATTTCATGCGCCGCTGATTGCCGGCACGCCGGGCCTGGAGCTGGCTGTGATATCCAGCAGCAGCGCCGAGAAAGTGCAGGCGGACTGGCCAGCGATGGCCGTGGCCGATAACCCGCAGGCGCTGTTTGCCGATCCGTCGCTGGATTTAATCGTTATTCCTACGCCGAACGATACCCACTTCCCATTAGCGCAGCAGGCGCTGGCCGCCGGCAAACATGTGGTGGTGGATAAACCGTTTACCGTGACGTTGTCACAAGCTCAATCGCTGGAACAGCAGGCCGCGCAGGCGGGCAAACTGCTCTCGGTGTTTCATAACCGCCGCTGGGACAGCGACTTTCTCACCGTCAAAGCGCTGCTGGAAGATGGCACGTTGGGCGAGGTGGTTTACCTTGAGTCGCATTTTGATCGCTTCCGGCCGCAGGTGCGCCAGCGTTGGCGCGAACAGGGCGGTGCCGGCAGCGGCATCTGGTACGACTTAGGCCCGCATTTGCTCGATCAGGTGCTGCAGCTGTTTGGCAAACCGCAAACCCTGTATGTCGATCTGGGCGAACTGCGCCCGGGCGCGCAGGCGGTGGACTATTTTCATGCCGTGTTAAATTATGGCCAACGCCGCGTTGTGCTGCATGGCACGCTGGTGGCGGCCTCTGCCAGTGCGCGTTTTATTGTACACGGCACCCAGGGCAGCTACGTCAAATACGGTGAAGATCCGCAGGAAGCTCGGCTGAAAGCCGGCGAGCGGCCGCCACAGGCCGACTGGGGGTATGATATGCGTGACGGCGTGGTGACGTTGTCACAAGATGAACTGCTGGCGGAAAAGCCGCTGTTGACCATTCCAGGTAATTACCCGGCCTACTATGCTGCTATTCGCGATGCGATTAATGGCATCGGGGAAAACCCCGTGCCGGCCAGCCAGGCGATTGACGTCATGGCGCTGATTGAACTGGGCATCGCTTCCGCCAGCCAGGGGAAAACCCTGCCGGTAGCCTGAAGTTGCTTCCCGGCATTCACGGCCATCGTATCGAAAACCGTGAAGCACTGTGATTCAGTGGCGGTAGGCGCAGTTTGCCCGCCGGAGTAATCATCATAACCAATGCGGGTTGGTGCATCCCAACCCGTTATTTTTTTGTTCAACGTTGAGGAAAAACGATACATGTCCTGGCTGCAGCGCTTGCGCATTGATAAATTTTTATTGGTGATGGTCATGGTGGTGATCATCGCCTCCATTTTTCCCTGTGAAGGGATCTGGAAAGTCTTTTTCGATCGCCTGACCACGGTGGCGATCGCGCTGCTGTTCTTTATGCACGGCGCCAAGCTGTCGCGTCAGGCGATTATGGCCGGCATGGGGCACTGGAAACTGCATCTGGTGGTATTCCTCAGTACCTTTGCGCTGTTCCCATTACTGGGGCTGGCGATGAACCTGCTGGTGCCGGGGGTGATGTCGCCCACGGTTTACCTTGGCTTCCTGTATCTGTGCGCCTTGCCGGCGACCGTGCAATCGGCGATTGCCTTTACCTCTGCGGCCGGCGGTAACGTGGCGGCAGCAGTTTGCAGCGCGTCGGCATCCAGCATTCTGGGGGTTTTCCTGTCACCGCTGCTGGTCGGTGCGCTGATGCACACCCAGGACGGCAACATTGACGTATGGCATGCGATTGGCGCGATTATTTTGCAGTTGATGGTGCCGTTTGTCATTGGCCACCTGGCGCGGCCGCTGATCGGCAAATGGGTTGATCGTCATCGCAAGATGATTAATATCACTGACCGGTCATCAATTCTTCTGGTGGTGTATACCGCTTTCAGCGCGGCGGTGGTAGAAGGCATTTGGCACCAGATTGACGGCTGGTCACTGTTGGTGATTTTGGTGATGTCGCTGGTGCTGCTGGCGTTTGTGCTGGTGGTGAATACCTATGCTGCACGCTGGTTGGGCTTTAATACCGCCGATGAGATCACCATCGTCTTCTGCGGTTCGAAAAAGAGCCTGGCGAACGGGGTGCCGATGGCCAACGTGCTGTTCCCGGTGGCCGCCGTTGGCGCCATGGTGTTGCCGCTGATGATTTTCCACCAGGTGCAGTTGATGGTCTGTGCGGTGCTGGCGCAGCGCTATGCGCGCAAAACCGCCGCACAGGCGGCGGCTGAAGAGGCAAAAACGGCCTGATGCCAGGCTGCGGGAATTACAGCGTGGTGATGGCGCTGGTGGCTTATCTGGAACAGTGTTGGCGCGAGCAGGGGACGCTGCCGCCGTTAAGCGCGGAATAACCATCAGGGGCGAAAGCCCCTGATGCGCAATCAATCAGCCTTGCACTTTGGCGCGCAGCGCCTGCTTTTCCTGTTCGCTCAGAAACGCCATTTTTAGGCCGTTTTCCTGTGCGGTGCGGATTTCTTGCTGTGTTAACCCGGCTTGCGGGGCGGCGACACGGTATTCGTGCTCAATTTCAATGCCCTGAACCGCGGGATCGTCGGTGTTGATTGATGCGGTTACCCCATGGCGCAGGAATTGGGCCAGTGGGTGCTGCGCAAGGGAAGGCACGGTGCTGGTTTGGATATTGGACGTCAGGCAGGATTCAATGCCGATGCCCTGTGCCGCCAGGTAATCCATCAACGCCGGATCCTGGATTGCTTTTACGCCGTGGCCGATGCGCTCGGCGCCCAGTTCGCGAATCGCTTGCCAGATGCTTTCCGGGCCAGCGGCTTCGCCTGCGTGCACCGTGATCCGCAGCCCGGCGTCGCGGGCGCGCTTGAAGTGGCTCAGGAACAGCGTGCCGGGGAAACCCAGCTCATCGCCGGCCAGATCCAGCGCGGTAATGCCGTCGCGGTGCGCCAGTAAGCCTTCCAGCTCTTGCAGGCAAGCCTGTTCACCGAAGGTCCGGCTCAGGATGCCGATCAGGCGCACATCAATATCATGATCGCGGCAGCCGGAACGGATCCCATCGATCACTGCTTCAACCACGCCGGCCACCGGCAACTGGTGCTTCATCGCCATGTAGTAGGGCGAAAAGCGCAGTTCCGCATAATGCAGCCCGGCGTTTACCGCATCCTCAACGTTTTCGTAGGCCACGCGGCGGCAGGCATCCAAATCGCCCAGCACCGCCACGCCCCAATCCAGCTTTTGCAGGAAGCTCACCAGATCCGGCTCGGTATGGGTCACTTGCACATGCGGGCGTAGCGTCTCCAAATCTTCGGCCGGCAGATCCATAGCAAACTGGCGACCAAGTTCGAGAATAGTGTGCGCACGGATGTTGCCGTCAAGATGGCGGTGGATATCGGTAAGCGGTAGGCGGGAATCAATCATGATGTGCACTCGTCGTTTTGGTATGGGTAAAGTGCAGAGCAGTATAAAAACAAACGGATGAAAATATCCATCATGTTGCATAAAAAAGTGATGTTTATCACGTTAATTGCGCACAATGCCAGCATCAGGCGCCAATGGTGGACCTAATGGCGTTTGAAAATCGCAACCGCACCTACGTTAAGCCTGTTCTTTTTTAGTGACGGGTATTCACTGCGGGTAACCGTCATGATTCCTGTATAATGCGCTGGTTTTATAAACAGTTAATTCATGAGGGACCATGTCTCGACATGCCTCCGCGGTGAAAGCATTACTCTGTAATATTGGTGTGTCACCGTACATTTCCATGGGTAAATTTGCTGCTTTATCACTATTCTTTCATGTTCGTAAGGGAATGAAGATGAAAATCACTATCTCCTCAATAGTATTGCTTGCCGGTTTGGCGATACAACCCGCGCCAATACTGGCCGCAGAGCCTCCCGCGCCAGCGAAGCAAGCCGCGGCAGTTGGCAATCATTTCAGTTTCGTGCGCTATCATGCGGACTATCAGGTTCATGCTGACGCCAGCAGCGTGACTACCGAAAGCTATGAGATTTTGCTCAAGACCAAGGTCGCGGTCGAAAAGTTTAGTCAAATCCGCCAGAGTTACAGTGAAAAAATGGAAACGCTGGAAGTTCTGTCGGCCTATACGCTGACGGCTGACGGCCAGCGTTATGATGTCGCGCCTGAGCGCATTTATACCCAGGATGGTTATTCCAGCGCCCTGTCACCGATTTATGCCGATCGCAAGGTGCGGGTGATCGTGTTTTCCAATCTGGCGCCGGGCTCCCGGGTGGTGTATCAACTGCGCCGCACGCAAAATACGCCGTATTTCCCCGGCTATTTTAGCCTGTGGGAAACGTTCAGCGCCTTCGATCAATTTGACGATGCCGAAGTTACTTTACAGGCACCGGCCAGCCTGCCGATGCAGATTTATACCCGGGATGTGGACGGCAGTGACAAGCCGCAGCTTCGTGACGGGCAGGCACACTGGCGCTGGCATTATCAGCGTAGCACGCCGTTGAAGGCGCCAAACTGGACGGCAGAAAAATGGACGTTTAGTCCGGTCATCATGGCCGGTACTTACCGCGAGTGGTCACAGATGGCCAACGCCTATCAGTTGAAGGCGGGAGAAGCCGCGCAGGTTACCCCGGCGATCAGGACACTGGCGGAAAACATCACCGCCGGTATCGATGATCGCCGCGAACAGACCGCGGCCCTTTATCGCTGGGTAGCACAGAATATCCGTTATGTTGCGGTGTATCTGGGTAATGGCGGGCTGGAACCGAATTCGGCGCAAAGCGTGCTGGATAACCATTATGGCGACTGTAAAGATCATGTCGTCTTGCTGGAAGCTCTGTTGGCTGCCAAAGGCATCGACAGCACGCCGGTGCTTATCGGTGCGAATAAAGGCCCGTTACTGCCTGCCGTGCCGGTGCTAGGACGTTTTAATCATGCCATCACTTACGTGCCGGAGTTCGATCTGTATCTGGACTCGACCAGTGCCTGGGCGCGTTTTGGCCAACTGCCAGAAGCTGATTTGGGCGCACCGGTCCTGCTTACACGTGAAGCAAAGCTGGCGCGTACCCCGGATAATGACGAGCAACGCAATAGCTCCTCCCTTAACGTTGATCTCACTTTTGATGACTCAGGCAATTTACGGGGAAAAACCGAGCGCAAGTTGGGGGACGTAGACGAGATCGTCATGCGGCGCTATTTCTCCCAAGTCAACCCGCAGAACCGGGCGCGAGTCGAAGAGTCGATCATGGCGACTTCCGGCATCGATGGCCACGGAGAGATTGTTATGAACGATAATCCTCTCGATCTCAAAAAACCCTTCAGTTACGGCTATCGTTTCCGGGCCGACGATTACGTTGATTTTAACGTCGTTGGCGGAATGACCTTGCCTAACCCTCCCGGCGATCGCTCTTTCCGCAATCAGTACACGGCCACTGTGGCACCCACCAACGAGACGCCGTTCTATTGCCATGCGAAACAATATGATGAAACCTATCGCCTGCAATTACCGGCCAAGGTGCCGATTATCGCCATACCGGCGAATCAACAATTTCGCAATGCAGCGGGCGAATATCAGGTCGAATGGCGGCGTGACGGGCAGCGGGTGATCGTCAACCACCGGCTACAGATAAATGCCATCCGTGGCAAGGATGCGCTTTGTCAGCCGCAGGACTATCCAGCATTCCGCGCGTTGTTCCAGCAGGTGCGGCGCGGTTTCCGTGGGCAGGTGGTATACGGTGACCTTTCCAGCGAGAAACGGTGACACCTGTTTCTATGGGCTGTTAATGGCGACGGCGGTGACATTTTCATGTCTTCATCCGTGGGGCTTGCGCTCTCAGCTTAAGGTCTGCCGATGAACACCATTACCAACATAAAGAACGCATTTAATTTATAAAAAACCAACACCAGGTTGCCAGTTTAGCTGCACTGGGGCTGCGGGTTATCGGCTCTGCGGATTAAATCCGCAGTCTGATTTTTAATGCCTTTAACTTTCTGATGTGCTTTGTAAAATGAGGCTATAACCGATTGATGGAGTAGCAGATGCACAATGAAGATGAGCGTTTAACCGCGCGCGTACGGCACGCCAACCAGCAAGCGCTGGCGGAAGGGCGCCTGGTCGGCAGCGTGGTGCTGGTGGCGCGCGCGGGGGCTTTGGTTTGCGCCGAGGCCTGCGGTGATGCCGATCGTGAGCGGCAGCAGGCGATGCAACTTACGACGCAATTCCGGCTGGCTTCCGTTTCCAAGCCGTTTACCACTCTGGCGGCCATGCGGATGATCGAGCAACAAAAACTGGCGCTGAGCGATACGGTCAGCCAGTGGTTGCCCTGGTTTACCCCGGCGCTGCCGGATGGGCGGCGCCCG is part of the Gibbsiella quercinecans genome and encodes:
- a CDS encoding oxidoreductase; protein product: MSEKIRVGLVGYGFASKTFHAPLIAGTPGLELAVISSSSAEKVQADWPAMAVADNPQALFADPSLDLIVIPTPNDTHFPLAQQALAAGKHVVVDKPFTVTLSQAQSLEQQAAQAGKLLSVFHNRRWDSDFLTVKALLEDGTLGEVVYLESHFDRFRPQVRQRWREQGGAGSGIWYDLGPHLLDQVLQLFGKPQTLYVDLGELRPGAQAVDYFHAVLNYGQRRVVLHGTLVAASASARFIVHGTQGSYVKYGEDPQEARLKAGERPPQADWGYDMRDGVVTLSQDELLAEKPLLTIPGNYPAYYAAIRDAINGIGENPVPASQAIDVMALIELGIASASQGKTLPVA
- a CDS encoding bile acid:sodium symporter family protein → MSWLQRLRIDKFLLVMVMVVIIASIFPCEGIWKVFFDRLTTVAIALLFFMHGAKLSRQAIMAGMGHWKLHLVVFLSTFALFPLLGLAMNLLVPGVMSPTVYLGFLYLCALPATVQSAIAFTSAAGGNVAAAVCSASASSILGVFLSPLLVGALMHTQDGNIDVWHAIGAIILQLMVPFVIGHLARPLIGKWVDRHRKMINITDRSSILLVVYTAFSAAVVEGIWHQIDGWSLLVILVMSLVLLAFVLVVNTYAARWLGFNTADEITIVFCGSKKSLANGVPMANVLFPVAAVGAMVLPLMIFHQVQLMVCAVLAQRYARKTAAQAAAEEAKTA
- the add gene encoding adenosine deaminase; this translates as MIDSRLPLTDIHRHLDGNIRAHTILELGRQFAMDLPAEDLETLRPHVQVTHTEPDLVSFLQKLDWGVAVLGDLDACRRVAYENVEDAVNAGLHYAELRFSPYYMAMKHQLPVAGVVEAVIDGIRSGCRDHDIDVRLIGILSRTFGEQACLQELEGLLAHRDGITALDLAGDELGFPGTLFLSHFKRARDAGLRITVHAGEAAGPESIWQAIRELGAERIGHGVKAIQDPALMDYLAAQGIGIESCLTSNIQTSTVPSLAQHPLAQFLRHGVTASINTDDPAVQGIEIEHEYRVAAPQAGLTQQEIRTAQENGLKMAFLSEQEKQALRAKVQG
- a CDS encoding DUF3857 domain-containing protein, which translates into the protein MKITISSIVLLAGLAIQPAPILAAEPPAPAKQAAAVGNHFSFVRYHADYQVHADASSVTTESYEILLKTKVAVEKFSQIRQSYSEKMETLEVLSAYTLTADGQRYDVAPERIYTQDGYSSALSPIYADRKVRVIVFSNLAPGSRVVYQLRRTQNTPYFPGYFSLWETFSAFDQFDDAEVTLQAPASLPMQIYTRDVDGSDKPQLRDGQAHWRWHYQRSTPLKAPNWTAEKWTFSPVIMAGTYREWSQMANAYQLKAGEAAQVTPAIRTLAENITAGIDDRREQTAALYRWVAQNIRYVAVYLGNGGLEPNSAQSVLDNHYGDCKDHVVLLEALLAAKGIDSTPVLIGANKGPLLPAVPVLGRFNHAITYVPEFDLYLDSTSAWARFGQLPEADLGAPVLLTREAKLARTPDNDEQRNSSSLNVDLTFDDSGNLRGKTERKLGDVDEIVMRRYFSQVNPQNRARVEESIMATSGIDGHGEIVMNDNPLDLKKPFSYGYRFRADDYVDFNVVGGMTLPNPPGDRSFRNQYTATVAPTNETPFYCHAKQYDETYRLQLPAKVPIIAIPANQQFRNAAGEYQVEWRRDGQRVIVNHRLQINAIRGKDALCQPQDYPAFRALFQQVRRGFRGQVVYGDLSSEKR